The genomic region TATGGCGGCGAAGGTGCCAAGACAGTGCTTCCGTGCTCCGGGGTTGTGAAGCTGGATTTCCGCCTGGCTCCAGGCCAAGAGCCCATCAAGATCGCCGAGCTGCTTAGGCTGCACCTTGACCGGACTGGCTTCGAGGATCTCGAGCTGAACATCCTGGACGCCGAGGTCTTGGGGGTTCGCAGCGATCCGTCGCATCCTGCCGTCGAATTCGGTGCAAAGCTGCTTGAGAAGTGGTTTGATCGCCCCGCGGTGATTCAGCCCAGTTCAGCCGCATCAGGATTGGCCTATCCATTCGTCCATAAGTTCGGCGCAACGCTCTTCGGCGCAGGGCTCACTCATCACGGCGCGATGCTGCATTCCCCGGATGAAAACATCCTGGTCGAGCATTTTGAAAACATGATCGGCTTCTCTGCGGAGTTCTTCGCCGCGCTTTGTGACCATGCGGCCGTTCTCTCCAAAGGGATCGTCAATGCTTGATGCAGTCTTTCAGTACAAGGAGCAGCTCCTCCAGGGACTGCTGATGACGCTCGGCGTCGCCGTCGGTAGTTTGGTTGCCGGCTCATTGATCGCCGTGGTGCTTGCCCCTCTGGCGATCTACGGAAACCGCGTCACCCGCCGCATAATCATGGGCTATGTCAGCCTGATCCGGGGACTCCCGGAGCTTCTGGTCATCTTCCTTATCTTCTACGGCGGCACGGTCCTTCTGACGAACCTCACAGGAAGCTACGTCGAAGTTGACGCAATGAGCGCGGGGATCGCCGCCCTCTCCGTTGTCGCGGCCGCATATCTGACAGAAATTCTGCGCGGCGCGCTGCTCAGCGTTTCAGCAGGACAGTGGGAAGCAGCCCTTGCCCTAGGCTTCCGCCGGCCACGGGCGTTCCGCCTGGTGATACTGCCGCAAATGATGGCTCGTGCCCTTCCCGGCCTGGGCAACCAATGGCTCGTCATTCTAAAGGAAAGTGCGTTGGTTTCGGTGGTTGGGCTTGAGGAACTCATGCGCAAATCGGTAGTTGCCGCGGGGGCGACCCATCAGCCTCTCGCGTTCTATCTCACCGCAGCCGGTCTTTACGTCTCGATCACAGGGGTCTCCAGCCTGCTGCTGAAGGCGTACGAGTCCCGCCTCACATCGCATTTGAGATAAATATGCTGTCCCTGGACCTTTTTGAACCAGCCTTCATGGCCGTGAAAGACGGCTTCCTTCTCACCCTGGTGATCACGGTCGCCAGCTTTTGCCACGGCCAAATTCTGGCCCTGCCGTTTGCGCTTGGTCTGACCTCGGAACGGCGTCCGCTCCGCTTGGCTGTTTCAACCTACACGTTTTTCGTGCGCGGGAGCCCCCTGCTCGTGCAATTGTTTATCATCTACTATGGATTGGGGCAGATCGAGGCCGTCCGTGACAGTTTCCTATGGCCAATCCTCCGTAGCCCTATCTACTGCGCGATTATAGCGATCGGCCTGAATTCCGCAGCCTATTCCGCGGAACTGCTCGCCGGTGCAATCCGACAGTTACCATCAGGGCAACGGGAGGCAGGGAAAGCGCTTGGCATCCGTCATGGCGTCCTTCTTGTAAAAATCGTCCTCCCGCAGGCCTACCGCGCAGTACTCCCCGCTATTGGCAACGAACTCGTTCTCGTCAT from Rhizobium sp. CIAT894 harbors:
- a CDS encoding ABC transporter permease subunit (The N-terminal region of this protein, as described by TIGR01726, is a three transmembrane segment that identifies a subfamily of ABC transporter permease subunits, which specificities that include histidine, arginine, glutamine, glutamate, L-cystine (sic), the opines (in Agrobacterium) octopine and nopaline, etc.); the encoded protein is MLDAVFQYKEQLLQGLLMTLGVAVGSLVAGSLIAVVLAPLAIYGNRVTRRIIMGYVSLIRGLPELLVIFLIFYGGTVLLTNLTGSYVEVDAMSAGIAALSVVAAAYLTEILRGALLSVSAGQWEAALALGFRRPRAFRLVILPQMMARALPGLGNQWLVILKESALVSVVGLEELMRKSVVAAGATHQPLAFYLTAAGLYVSITGVSSLLLKAYESRLTSHLR
- a CDS encoding ABC transporter permease subunit (The N-terminal region of this protein, as described by TIGR01726, is a three transmembrane segment that identifies a subfamily of ABC transporter permease subunits, which specificities that include histidine, arginine, glutamine, glutamate, L-cystine (sic), the opines (in Agrobacterium) octopine and nopaline, etc.); this encodes MLSLDLFEPAFMAVKDGFLLTLVITVASFCHGQILALPFALGLTSERRPLRLAVSTYTFFVRGSPLLVQLFIIYYGLGQIEAVRDSFLWPILRSPIYCAIIAIGLNSAAYSAELLAGAIRQLPSGQREAGKALGIRHGVLLVKIVLPQAYRAVLPAIGNELVLVMKGSTLASAVTVMEMTGSARVFVARSYAPFETFLIAGTIYLVLGAVFGRIFRLIEARTAIPGR